In a genomic window of Hippoglossus stenolepis isolate QCI-W04-F060 chromosome 15, HSTE1.2, whole genome shotgun sequence:
- the vps26bl gene encoding vacuolar protein sorting-associated protein 26B-like, giving the protein MSFFGFGQSADIDIVLNDAETRKKAEHKSEDGRKDKYFLFFDGETVSGKVNVTLKYPGKRLEHNGIKIEFVGQIELYYDRGNHHEFVSLVKDLARPGELTQSQTFDFEFTHVEKPYESYTGQNVKLRYFLRATVSRRLNDISKELDIVVHTLSSYPELNSSIKMEVGIEDCLHIEFEYNKSKYHLKDVIVGKIYFLLVRIKIRHMEIDIIKRETTGTGPNVYHENDTIAKYEIMDGAPVRGESIPIRLFLAGYEMTPTMRDINKKFSVRYYLNLVLIDEEERRYFKQQEITLWRKGDIVRKSMSHQAAIASQRFEGSSNPEKSQAQSYEEDDS; this is encoded by the exons ATGAGCTTCTTCGGCTTCGGTCAGAGTGCGGACATCGACATAGTTCTGAATGACGCCGAGACGAGAAAGAAAGCGGAGCACAAGAGCGAGGACGGCAGGAAGGACAAGTATTTCCTCTTCTTCGACGGAGAGACGGTGTCGGGCAAAGTCAACGTGACGCTCAAGTACCCCGGAAAGAGGCTGGAGCACAACGGCATCAAGATCGAGTTCGTGGGGCAGATAG AGCTGTACTATGACAGAGGAAACCACCACGAGTTTGTGTCTCTTGTGAAAGACTTGGCTCGGCCAGGGGAGCTCACGCAGTCGCAGACATTTGACTTCGAGTTCACACATGTGGAGAAACCCTACGAGTCTTACACCGGTCAAAACGTCAAACTACG CTACTTCCTGAGGGCGACAGTCAGCCGCAGACTTAATGACATCAGCAAAGAGCTGGACATTGTGgtacacacactcagcagctACCCTGAGCTCAACTCCTCCATCAAGATGGAAGTGGGCATCGAGGACTGTCTCCACATAGAGTTTGAATACAATAAATCAAA GTATCACCTAAAAGATGTGATCGTAGGCAAGATTTACTTTCTACTGGTGAGGATTAAGATCAGACACATGGAGATTGATATCATCAAGCGGGAGACAACTGGCACAGGACCCAATGTCTACCACGAGAACGACACCATAGCAAAGTATGAAATCATGGATGGTGCCCCAGTCAGAG GAGAGTCCATCCCCATCAGACTGTTTCTAGCGGGCTATGAGATGACGCCCACCATGAGGGACATTAACAAGAAGTTCTCCGTGCGGTACTACCTCAACCTGGTGCTCattgatgaggaggagagacgcTATTTCAaacagcag GAGATCACTCTGTGGAGGAAAGGTGACATCGTGAGGAAGAGTATGTCTCACCAAGCGGCCATCGCCTCGCAGCGCTTCGAGGGCTCCTCCAATCCAGAGAAGTCTCAGGCCCAGAGCTACGAAGAGGACGACAGCTAA